In the Artemia franciscana chromosome 1, ASM3288406v1, whole genome shotgun sequence genome, one interval contains:
- the LOC136026619 gene encoding brefeldin A-inhibited guanine nucleotide-exchange protein 1-like codes for MFIVRGLEKILEEREIEKSYNSQLKACESSLESIRAEIQAGKIHQGENATSAALPLPRNEAGNVMSVEKYVTPFEFGCQSKTPRIMVSAMDCLQKLIAHGHLTGNEIDQRNKSRRLIDRLVETICNCFTGTQTDEGVQLQIIKALLTIMTSQHVEVYGKTVLISVKTCYDIYLASKNIVNQKTAKATLTQMLSVIFQRMENQAIEEAARHYNAPVINKGGQKTINKQSSSTNLSDQSETKQVEEGNPNSSENEVELKEETEEIAKVTLLNGEQEAFPDSVTNVEAEQIVTETVTMAEALVNELVETAIQKSLTANVKSDKVSNVGRIPSEENFSKQTEDDCSGLYFGHILQRDAYLVFRSLCKLSMKQVTEGYVDPRNWMRSEILAMELLLGVIQQAGNVFKSHPVFVTAIRQYLCVALSKNGTSHVPEVFQLSLEIFRSLLANFKMHLKAQIEVFFREIFLSILETTSSSFEHKWLVINALTRICADAQCVVDIYVNYDCDLAAANIYERLVNALSNIVQDQHSVSIGATPNQKKALRIKALECLVSILKRMVEWSRELYVNSHALSNLGAESKNKDVSEDSGKNTMVSNGSVNSLSSSASSPNAALQGKEDNPEQFEVLKHQKDIWEQGIDIFNRKPKKGITYLQENGLLGNRAEDIASFLLNDERPDKAVVGNFLGDPDKSNVQIMHAYVDLMDFNGKDIVAALRCFLEGFRLPGEAQKIDRLMEKFASRYFQCNQSGIFASADTAYVLAFSIIMLTTDLHSPPVKTKMTKAQYIKMNKGINDSKDLPEEFLSAIYDQIAGNEIKMRASANSKVTKSGMRTGTTSQKQKRLLWNVEMEVLSSTARQLMESVSHVQAPFTTAKHLEHVRPMFKLAWTPFLAAFMVGLQDCDDPEVATLCLDGIRCSVRIACIFHMELERDAYVQALARFTLLTANSPISKLKAKNIDTIKMLITVAHTDGNYLGKSWMDILKCISQLELAQLIGTGVRPQYITAYNNINNINNQLTNFGSPNSPSSFRLSDLAWMGMNSLEPGFKRSINETSSQSIVVDVDRIFTCSTRLGGDAIVEFVKALCQVSIDELNHPTHPRIFSLQKLVEISYYNMGRIRLQWSRIWEILGDHFDKVGCSPNEDIAVFSLDSLRQLAMKFIEKGELSNFRFQKDFLRPFEHIMKKNKSPAIRHMVVLCIAQMVNSQAKNIKSGWKNIFSVFHIAASDQDKAIVELAFQTTGKIIGQLYEQQFAVMIDSFQDAIKCLSEFACNSSFLDTSMEAIQLIRQCCKHVDEMPQLFREHNIEDMTVNKEDRVWVRGWFPILFELNCIITRCKLDVRSHGLIILFKVVKTYGRNFKSHWWQDLFQILFRILDNIKLPEQQTEKNEWMTTWLMVDVVTQYFDILGGLLLDDIYSQLKWCVQQDNEELARSGSNCLERLIISNGRKFTDEIWSKTCRCLMDIFNSTLPRQLITWQPGDYLDLEETTERRESGHISLRRFPSTHSINSLSSNSSRLSRPITSDQRIFSALQIQCVVQLELITTIENIVFFPATAKKEDAEALALSQGDSISLESSSLHYCSFNQDQGIYSHISSSHIFQLLDILKESHYFARDFNLNEEQRNLLWKAGFKGNVCPNILKQETLSIDCIFRILFQLYRDQSRQDTWPEVEITLTEIGKDALSHFLMLKSDAQKELWVSLMFRFLTRVHNLNDERFCTHISHWYPLLCNIMSSDLKPELQSVVRRIFLRIGPVFGINYSSNSESYLPNSSSPN; via the coding sequence ATGTTTATTGTCAGAGGCCTTGAAAAAATTCTAGAAgaaagagaaattgaaaaatcataCAATTCACAATTGAAAGCATGTGAATCATCATTAGAGAGTATCAGAGCAGAAATCCAAGCTGGAAAAATCCATCAAGGTGAAAATGCTACTTCAGCAGCCTTACCCCTTCCTCGAAATGAAGCTGGGAATGTTATGAGTGTGGAAAAATATGTGACTCCATTTGAATTTGGATGTCAGTCGAAAACACCAAGAATCATGGTTTCAGCCATGGACTGCCTCCAAAAGCTCATTGCCCATGGTCACCTGACTGGAAATGAAATAGACCAAAGAAACAAGTCCCGAAGACTTATTGATCGTTTGGTTGAAACCATCTGCAATTGTTTTACTGGTACTCAAACAGATGAAGGAGTACAGCTGCAAATTATTAAGGCTCTATTGACTATAATGACATCCCAGCATGTTGAAGTCTACGGAAAAACTGTGCTAATATCCGTGAAAACCTGCTATGATATCTATTTGGCAAGTAAGAATATTGTCAACCAGAAAACAGCAAAAGCTACCCTGACACAGATGCTGAGTGTCATCTTTCAAAGGATGGAGAATCAAGCAATTGAAGAAGCAGCACGTCATTATAATGCACCAGTTATAAACAAAGGGGGCcaaaaaacaattaacaaacAGTCCTCTTCAACTAATCTAAGCGATCAAAGTGAAACAAAACAAGTGGAAGAAGGAAATCCAAATTCCAGTGAAAATGAAGTCGAACTAAAAGAAGAAACCGAAGAAATTGCAAAAGTAACGCTATTAAATGGTGAACAAGAGGCATTTCCTGATTCTGTGACAAATGTTGAAGCAGAACAAATTGTGACTGAAACAGTGACCATGGCAGAGGCTTTAGTTAATGAATTAGTTGAGACTGCAATACAAAAGAGCCTTACTGCGAATGTCAAATCTGATAAAGTGTCAAACGTTGGAAGAATTCCCTCTGAAGAAAACTTCAGCAAACAGACAGAAGACGATTGTAGTGGTTTATACTTTGGTCATATATTGCAGAGGGATGCATATTTAGTTTTCCGCTCCCTCTGTAAATTGTCAATGAAGCAAGTGACTGAAGGATATGTAGACCCAAGGAACTGGATGCGCTCCGAGATTTTAGCAATGGAACTGCTATTAGGTGTTATTCAGCAAGCTGGTAATGTATTCAAATCCCATCCCGTTTTTGTAACTGCTATCCGCCAGTATTTATGCGTGGCATTAAGCAAAAACGGAACCTCTCATGTACCAGAGGTTTTTCAACTATCATTGGAAATTTTTCGGTCACTGTTAGCTAACTTTAAGATGCATCTAAAAGCCCaaatcgaggtattttttcGTGAGATATTTCTTAGCATATTGGAGACAACCAGTAGTAGCTTTGAACACAAATGGCTGGTGATCAACGCCTTAACTCGAATCTGTGCTGATGCTCAGTGTGTTGTTGACATCTATGTTAACTATGACTGTGATTTGGCTGCTGCTAATATTTACGAAAGACTTGTGAATGCATTGTCAAATATTGTTCAGGATCAACATTCAGTCAGCATTGGTGCTACTCCTAATCAAAAAAAAGCATTACGAATTAAAGCTTTGGAGTGCCTAGTTTCAATCCTCAAACGTATGGTAGAGTGGAGCAGAGAATTGTACGTCAATAGCCATGCTCTTTCAAATCTCGGTGCTGAAAGTAAGAACAAGGATGTTTCCGAGGACTCTGGGAAAAATACAATGGTATCAAATGGAAGTGTGAATTCTTTGTCTAGTTCAGCTAGTTCTCCAAATGCAGCCCTTCAGGGAAAAGAGGACAATCCTGAGCAGTTTGAGGTTCTAAAGCACCAAAAAGATATTTGGGAGCAGGGTATTGATATATTTAACAGAAAACCGAAAAAAGGTATAACGTACTTACAAGAAAATGGTCTACTTGGCAACCGGGCTGAAGATATAGCATCTTTTCTTCTCAATGACGAACGGCCAGATAAGGCAGTAGTTGGAAATTTTCTTGGAGATCCTGATAAGTCAAACGTTCAGATAATGCACGCCTATGTGGATCTGATGGATTTTAATGGGAAAGATATTGTAGCTGCCCTGAGATGCTTTTTGGAAGGCTTCCGTCTGCCAGGAGAAGCTCAGAAGATCGATAGACTTATGGAAAAATTCGCATCCAGATACTTTCAATGCAATCAGTCTGGCATTTTCGCAAGTGCTGATACCGCTTATGTCCTGgctttttcaataattatgcTTACTACAGATCTTCACAGTCCACCGGTAAAAACAAAGATGACGAAGGCTcaatatattaaaatgaataaaggaATTAATGATTCAAAAGATCTACCAGAGGAGTTCTTGTCTGCCATCTATGATCAAATTGCTGGAAATGAGATAAAGATGAGGGCGTCAGCAAATAGTAAAGTAACCAAATCAGGCATGAGAACAGGAACGACTAGTCAGAAGCAGAAGAGACTTCTTTGGAATGTTGAAATGGAGGTATTGTCTTCTACAGCTCGACAGTTAATGGAGTCAGTTAGTCACGTTCAGGCTCCATTTACTACTGCTAAACATCTTGAACACGTTCGACCAATGTTCAAGCTGGCATGGACCCCATTCTTAGCTGCGTTCATGGTTGGGTTGCAAGATTGCGATGACCCAGAAGTAGCGACCCTTTGTCTGGATGGCATTAGGTGCTCAGTACGAATTGCTTGCATATTTCACATGGAGTTGGAACGTGACGCATATGTCCAAGCCTTGGCAAGATTTACATTATTGACTGCCAATTCACCAATATCCAAGCTAAAGGCAAAAAACATCGACACCATTAAAATGCTAATTACTGTAGCCCATACAGACGGTAATTATCTTGGAAAATCGTGGATGGATATTTTGAAATGTATatctcagctagaattggcccagCTAATAGGAACTGGAGTTAGACCGCAATATATTACAGCTTACAACAATATCAACAATAtcaacaatcagttgacaaacttTGGGTCTCCTAATTCTCCTTCCAGTTTCCGTTTATCAGATTTGGCGTGGATGGGTATGAATTCTCTTGAACCTGGCTTTAAACGGTCGATAAATGAAACAAGTTCACAGAGCATTGTTGTAGATGTTGATAGAATATTTACCTGCTCAACTAGATTAGGTGGAGATGCAATCGTAGAATTTGTTAAAGCATTGTGTCAAGTGTCAATAGATGAGTTGAACCATCCAACACATCCTCGTATATTTAGTCTTCAAAAACTAGTTGAAATTTCTTACTACAACATGGGAAGAATTAGGCTACAATGGTCTCGAATCTGGGAAATCTTGGGTGATCATTTCGACAAAGTAGGCTGTTCCCCGAACGAGGACATTGCAGTGTTTTCATTGGACTCATTGCGTCAGCTTGCCatgaaattcattgaaaaaggagaattgtccaattttagatttcaaaaagattttttgcGACCCTTTGAGCATATAATGAAAAAGAACAAGTCTCCAGCTATACGCCACATGGTAGTCCTCTGTATTGCTCAAATGGTCAATTCCCAAGCCAAGAATATAAAATCGGGATGGAAAAACATCTTCTCTGTGTTTCATATTGCCGCATCCGATCAAGACAAAGCAATTGTGGAACTAGCATTCCAAACTACTGGCAAAATAATAGGTCAGCTGTATGAGCAACAGTTTGCTGTGATGATTGATAGCTTTCAGGATGCCATTAAGTGCCTCTCAGAATTTGCTTGTAATTCTAGTTTCCTAGACACCAGTATGGAAGCCATTCAACTTATTCGTCAGTGTTGTAAGCATGTTGATGAAATGCCCCAGTTATTCAGAGAGCACAACATAGAGGATATGACTGTCAACAAAGAAGATAGAGTATGGGTTAGGGGCTGGTTCCCAATCTTATTTGAACTAAACTGTATTATAACCCGCTGTAAGCTTGATGTAAGAAGTCATGGTCTTATCATACTTTTCAAAGTTGTCAAGACTTATGGCAGAAATTTCAAATCTCACTGGTGGCAGGacttgtttcaaattttatttagaatacTTGACAATATAAAGTTACCAGAACAACAAACAGAGAAAAATGAGTGGATGACAACATGGTTGATGGTTGATGTTGTGACGCAATATTTTGACATCCTAGGAGGTTTACTTCTTGATGACATTTATTCACAGCTGAAATGGTGTGTTCAACAAGATAATGAAGAACTTGCACGATCGGGTTCGAATTGTCTAGAGCGTTTAATTATATCCAATGGTCGCAAATTTACTGATGAAATCTGGTCAAAGACGTGTCGATGCCTCATGGACATTTTCAACTCCACTTTGCCAAGACAGCTGATTACATGGCAGCCTGGTGACTATCTAGATCTGGAAGAAACGACGGAGCGACGAGAATCTGGTCACATAAGTCTCAGAAGGTTTCCCAGTACTCATAGCATCAATTCGTTATCATCTAATTCCAGTAGATTGAGTAGGCCAATTACATCAGATCAGAGGATATTTTCTGCTTTGCAGATCCAATGTGTTGTACAACTGGAACTGATAACTACAATTGAAAATATTGTATTCTTCCCTGCAACTGCTAAAAAGGAAGATGCTGAAGCTCTCGCACTGTCACAGGGTGATTCAATATCCCTGGAATCAAGCAGTTTACATTATTGTAGCTTCAATCAAGATCAAGGAATTTATTCTCATATTTCATCAAGTCACATATTTCAACTATTAGATATCTTAAAGGAATCCCACTACTTTGCAAGAGACTTTAACTTGAATGAGGAACAGAGGAATCTTCTGTGGAAAGCAGGCTTCAAAGGGAACGTCTGTCCAAATATACTAAAACAAGAAACCCTTAGCATAGATTGTATTTTTCGGATCCTATTCCAACTATACAGAGATCAAAGTAGACAAGATACATGGCCAGAGGTTGAAATAACACTAACAGAAATTGGAAAAGATGCTCTGTCACATTTTTTAATGCTCAAGAGTGATGCCCAGAAAGAGTTGTGGGTTAGTTTAATGTTCAGGTTTCTAACACGAGTTCATAATTTGAATGACGAAAGGTTTTGCACTCATATTTCACATTGGTATCCTCTCTTGTGCAACATCATGTCCAGTGATCTGAAACCCGAGCTTCAATCAGTGGTGCGACGAATCTTTCTTCGTATTGGACCAGTGTTCGGTATTAACTATAGCAGTAACAGTGAAAGTTATCTTCCTAATTCATCTAGTCCCAATTGA